In one Leptospira fletcheri genomic region, the following are encoded:
- the sufC gene encoding Fe-S cluster assembly ATPase SufC, giving the protein MAENLRIVGLRAGIETESGEIQEILKGVDLVIKDGEVHAIMGPNGSGKSTLSNVIMGHPKYKVISGDILFRGKSILDKPTDERARAGIFLCFQYPTSIPGVTIGSFLRTILKSVRGKDLPVKEFRKELKEATSLLEVPESWVGRYVNDGFSGGEKKRNEILQMTLLKPSLSVLDETDSGLDIDALRIISEGINKNRSSDRAVLLITHYQRMLNYVTPDFVHVFAQGKILKTGTRELALELEEKGYDWILSGAN; this is encoded by the coding sequence GTGGCGGAAAACTTACGTATCGTCGGGCTCCGGGCGGGAATAGAAACCGAATCCGGGGAAATTCAAGAGATTTTGAAAGGGGTCGACCTCGTAATCAAAGACGGGGAAGTCCATGCGATTATGGGGCCAAACGGCTCAGGAAAAAGCACGCTCTCGAACGTGATCATGGGTCACCCAAAGTATAAGGTGATTTCGGGAGACATTTTGTTTCGGGGGAAGTCCATACTGGACAAGCCTACTGACGAGCGCGCACGAGCCGGAATTTTTCTCTGCTTTCAATACCCTACTAGTATTCCGGGAGTCACCATCGGAAGTTTCCTGCGTACCATTTTGAAGTCGGTAAGGGGAAAGGATCTGCCCGTAAAGGAATTCCGCAAAGAATTAAAGGAGGCCACATCCCTATTGGAAGTTCCCGAGTCCTGGGTAGGTCGTTATGTGAACGACGGTTTTTCGGGAGGAGAAAAGAAGCGGAACGAAATCCTGCAAATGACTTTGTTGAAACCCAGCCTCTCCGTCTTGGACGAAACGGACTCCGGTTTGGATATAGACGCGCTCAGGATTATCAGCGAGGGAATCAACAAGAACAGATCCTCGGATAGAGCCGTTTTATTAATCACACATTATCAAAGAATGCTAAACTATGTGACTCCCGATTTCGTCCACGTTTTCGCTCAGGGAAAAATCCTGAAGACTGGAACCAGGGAATTGGCGTTGGAGTTGGAAGAAAAAGGATATGATTGGATTCTTTCCGGTGCAAACTGA
- the sufD gene encoding Fe-S cluster assembly protein SufD, with the protein MIGFFPVQTEGMLQIGHFEEFLSSLEEPEFLKEFRKKADSLLQSAKFPDLHLESWRKLNLSNFKLSEYQNPCPPSAIEFSTGKFAEVKKISELDRQGWDRLRPLLEAFLSSYESEWVTLLAASRFTHAYYIKLLNEVPEDFHPEVVVDCEGGDFILPLFVIEVPDRLKGRFSERWKSASKEGFVFMNGITLLNIRAEADFQYSALENLGDSTFRFRTVRAFQERDSKFHASLAIWGGYKGKAFFDSEVVGKGAWTRYAGLSPLCKREFQDTEIRILHKESHAQSSILFRVVARDKAHNVFTGNLHIPSNCKDVSAVQINNNLLLDRTARAESIPKLEVFADSVKCEHGATVGEIDEEQLFYLASRGISKEEARRMIVEGFLAEVIREFPSESIREELTRMIETRMLGEA; encoded by the coding sequence ATGATTGGATTCTTTCCGGTGCAAACTGAGGGGATGCTGCAAATCGGACACTTCGAAGAATTCCTGTCCTCTCTGGAGGAGCCCGAATTTCTGAAGGAGTTCCGGAAAAAAGCGGATTCCCTTCTACAGTCCGCCAAATTCCCCGATTTACATCTCGAATCCTGGAGAAAATTAAATCTTTCTAATTTTAAATTATCCGAATATCAGAATCCTTGCCCGCCGTCAGCCATAGAGTTTTCGACCGGAAAATTCGCCGAAGTCAAAAAAATTTCCGAATTGGATCGGCAAGGCTGGGATCGTCTGCGACCGCTGCTTGAGGCTTTTTTGTCCTCCTACGAGTCGGAATGGGTTACCCTATTGGCAGCTTCCCGCTTTACCCATGCGTATTATATTAAGCTATTAAACGAAGTTCCCGAGGATTTCCATCCTGAAGTCGTCGTGGATTGCGAGGGCGGAGATTTTATCCTACCTCTGTTCGTTATAGAGGTTCCGGATCGCCTGAAAGGACGTTTTTCGGAACGCTGGAAATCCGCCTCCAAAGAGGGTTTTGTTTTTATGAACGGAATCACTTTGCTGAATATTCGGGCTGAAGCGGATTTTCAATATTCGGCTCTTGAGAACCTTGGGGATTCCACTTTCCGTTTTCGGACGGTTCGAGCCTTTCAAGAGCGAGATTCCAAGTTCCATGCTTCTCTCGCGATTTGGGGCGGATACAAAGGAAAGGCCTTCTTCGATTCCGAAGTCGTCGGAAAAGGCGCTTGGACTAGATATGCCGGCTTAAGCCCTTTATGCAAGAGAGAGTTCCAGGATACGGAAATTCGGATACTCCATAAGGAAAGCCATGCGCAGAGTTCCATACTTTTCCGGGTCGTTGCTCGAGACAAGGCGCATAACGTATTCACCGGTAATTTGCATATTCCTTCGAATTGTAAGGACGTAAGCGCCGTTCAAATCAACAACAATCTTCTCCTGGACCGTACTGCAAGAGCGGAATCCATTCCTAAACTCGAAGTGTTTGCGGATAGCGTCAAATGCGAGCACGGTGCCACAGTCGGTGAAATCGACGAAGAACAGTTATTCTATCTTGCCTCTAGAGGGATTTCCAAAGAGGAAGCCAGGCGGATGATCGTAGAAGGTTTTCTGGCCGAAGTGATCCGTGAATTCCCGTCCGAATCCATCCGGGAAGAGCTGACTAGAATGATTGAAACTAGAATGCTGGGAGAAGCGTGA
- a CDS encoding non-heme iron oxygenase ferredoxin subunit has protein sequence MARYRPLVKVGDLKEGQIRIVETKFNRIGLTIIEGEIFAFEDTCTHDGEAISHGELQGDVITCPRHFAKFNIRSGRALCPPAVEDLPVFPVRIVGDEVEVELED, from the coding sequence ATGGCAAGGTATCGTCCTCTTGTCAAAGTAGGGGATCTGAAGGAAGGGCAGATTCGGATCGTGGAGACTAAATTCAACCGAATCGGTCTAACTATTATCGAGGGTGAGATCTTTGCCTTCGAGGATACCTGTACCCATGACGGAGAGGCGATTTCCCACGGAGAACTACAAGGCGACGTAATCACCTGCCCTAGGCATTTTGCGAAGTTTAACATTCGAAGCGGACGAGCGCTCTGCCCTCCCGCGGTAGAAGATCTTCCGGTTTTTCCGGTGAGAATCGTGGGTGACGAAGTGGAAGTGGAGTTAGAGGATTGA